A region from the Thermoplasmatales archaeon genome encodes:
- the ribL gene encoding FAD synthase — protein MGDELFVVVARDSTAARNGKSPIFSEDTRLQLVSELRSVDHAILGHEGDIFQTVRDVRPDVITLGFDQRFETDLIVKKCAEMGINVRVERISRFESDTIQSSSQIRRKLLEEIENRL, from the coding sequence TTGGGTGATGAACTGTTCGTGGTAGTTGCCAGAGATTCAACAGCCGCAAGGAACGGAAAGTCCCCAATATTCAGCGAGGACACCAGACTTCAGCTGGTTTCGGAGTTGAGGTCAGTGGATCATGCAATACTTGGGCACGAGGGAGACATCTTCCAGACAGTCAGGGACGTGAGACCGGATGTCATAACACTGGGGTTCGATCAGAGGTTTGAAACTGATCTCATTGTTAAGAAATGTGCAGAGATGGGCATAAATGTCCGGGTAGAGCGTATTTCGAGATTTGAATCCGACACCATACAGAGTTCTTCCCAGATAAGGAGAAAGCTTCTGGAGGAGATAGAGAACAGGCTATGA
- the ribB gene encoding 3,4-dihydroxy-2-butanone 4-phosphate synthase codes for MISTTLQSLSSGKPILIFDAADREGETDIVIPSQFATPEMIRFMRKSGGGLICTTVKDDFARSAGLFYLEDILRNQYGQDSEITRSDDMKYDKNSSFSLTINHRSTFTGISDNDRSRTITELSRFISGSRNNAKARVEFSELFRAPGHVILLIARDGYFKNRRGHTELSTYMVEKAGLVPSATIVEMLSDSGKSMTRDEAMEFAHEKSLSFIDGKEIIDAWFNDQSNGYGSFRYNPSGTHTFPEGIQEIG; via the coding sequence ATGATCAGTACTACTTTACAGAGCCTTTCAAGCGGTAAACCAATACTCATTTTTGATGCGGCTGATCGGGAGGGCGAGACAGACATAGTAATTCCTTCACAGTTTGCAACTCCAGAAATGATACGCTTCATGAGGAAGAGTGGCGGAGGTCTCATATGCACAACAGTAAAGGACGATTTTGCACGGAGTGCCGGATTGTTTTATCTGGAAGACATTCTGAGGAACCAGTATGGCCAGGATTCTGAAATCACAAGATCAGACGACATGAAATATGACAAGAACAGCTCGTTCAGCCTGACTATAAATCACCGATCAACGTTTACAGGCATATCTGACAATGATCGTTCCCGTACCATCACGGAACTTTCTAGGTTTATTTCGGGATCACGTAACAATGCAAAAGCGCGGGTCGAATTTTCGGAGTTATTCAGGGCTCCTGGTCACGTTATTCTACTGATTGCAAGGGACGGTTACTTTAAAAACAGGAGAGGGCACACGGAACTAAGCACCTATATGGTTGAAAAGGCCGGTCTCGTACCTTCTGCTACCATAGTCGAGATGCTGAGTGATTCCGGGAAATCCATGACAAGAGATGAAGCCATGGAATTTGCACATGAAAAATCACTAAGTTTTATAGACGGAAAGGAGATTATCGACGCGTGGTTTAATGACCAGAGTAATGGCTACGGGAGTTTTCGATATAATCCATCTGGGACACATACATTTCCTGAAGGAATCCAAGAAATTGGGTGA
- the ribC gene encoding Riboflavin synthase, whose protein sequence is MKIIGVADTTFARFDMGASVIDELNSTATGFSILRYTVPGIKDLPVASSILFSRGCDIVIACGMPGPKPVDKMSAQIASTGLMQVQVTAGKHIIEVFVHEDEAKDGKELAWLCDRRSREHAKNAYYLIFDPAKLTESAGQGLRQGFEDVGSVGNSPGGYRH, encoded by the coding sequence ATGAAGATCATTGGAGTTGCGGACACTACATTTGCAAGATTCGACATGGGAGCTTCCGTTATTGATGAACTCAACTCCACAGCTACCGGCTTCTCAATTTTACGCTATACAGTTCCCGGAATAAAGGATCTGCCCGTTGCATCCTCGATACTGTTCTCCAGGGGCTGTGATATCGTTATTGCATGCGGCATGCCCGGTCCAAAGCCAGTGGACAAAATGTCTGCGCAGATAGCATCCACTGGACTTATGCAGGTCCAGGTTACAGCCGGGAAGCACATTATAGAGGTCTTTGTGCATGAAGATGAGGCAAAGGACGGGAAAGAACTTGCATGGCTGTGTGATCGAAGATCGCGTGAACACGCAAAGAATGCATACTACCTGATCTTCGACCCGGCTAAGCTCACAGAGTCAGCCGGACAGGGACTCAGGCAGGGATTCGAGGATGTCGGGTCTGTAGGTAACAGTCCAGGCGGATATAGACACTAG